From Granulicella arctica:
CGACTGCCGAAGCCACGCTCGAGGAAGTAGATACCATTGCGCGACTCGTTCCCAATCCCGTCATAGTCCGACCAGATCAGGTGCGACAGATCGACTCCGCCTTGCAGCATCAGGTCTTCGAGCAGGCGTCCAACGGGATTGTCCGCAAGCGCCGTAACGATGGAAGTCCGCTGACCGAAGCACCGCCTCAGTCCACGCGCAACGTTGTATTCGCCGCCACCTTCCCAGACACGGAAGTTTCGCGCACGCGAAATACGCTCCTCACCGGGATCGAAGCGCAGCATCACCTCGCCAAGGCTGACAAGATCCCATCGACACTCCTCTCGTGAGCGCAACGAGAGTATCGGCTTCTGGCTTGCTATAGCGGTCACTATCGCAACTCCGCAATCGTTACGGGATCCATATCGGTATAAGCCTGATTCTCGCCGCCCATTCCCCAGCAGAAGGCGTAGTTCTTCGTCCCAACACCTGCGTGTATCGACCATCCTGGCGACACGACGACTTCCCTATCCGCGACCACAAGATGGCTCGTCTCTTGCGGTGGTCCCATCAGGTGCAGAACGCGATGCGCCGGATCAACGTCAAAGTAGAAGTACACCTCAGAGCGTCGCATGTGTGTATGCGCAGGCATCGTGTTCCAATTGCTGCCCTCATCGAGCAGGGTAAAGCCCATTACAAGCTGGCAGCTGCGAATCCCTTCCATGTGGATCGCCTTATAGATCGTCCGCTTGTTACAGGTCTCGGTAGCTCCAAGCGGGAGGCCCTGAAGGTCAGCGAACTTCACCAGTCGAGTCGGATACTCGCTGTGCGCAGGATAGCTTAGAAGGTAGAAACAAGCGGGAGAAGAAGGATCAACACTGGTAAAGCAGACATTCCTGCTTCCCCGCCCGACGTACATGCAGTCCAGCTTACCGAGCGCGAAGGTCGTTCCGTCCACGATCACCGAACCTGCACCACCGACGTTCAGCACGCCGAGTTCGCGACGCTCAAGGAAATACTCCGATCGCAGCTCAGGCTCTGTCTCAAGGACTATATCTGACGAAGTAGGAACAGCCGACCCAATCACCGTTCGGTCGAGGTCAACATAGGCAAACTCGGCTTTGCCCGGCTGAAACATGCCTTCCAGAAGGAAGGTCTCCCGTCGTTCCGCAGTCGTCATGCGGCTGTACCGCACAGCATCCGCCATCTGGTAAAGCTTCATCGTTCTCCCTAAGTACTGCTTCTACAGTGTCGCAGCAAACTACTGCTGCGGCACTGCCACCTTGATAACGTAGTAGGTAAATGTCTCTCCCGGAGCAACCGTCGTCTGGTGCGGAACATTGGCCGAGATGTGGATCACATCTCCCTTGCGGATTACATGAGAAGTCCCGCCCTCTACCCGACTGCCGCGCGTCTCTCCCAGCGAGACCTGCTTCGGATCGACGACGGTTCCACCGGTCAGGACGTCAGCTTGTCCGTCCTCGACGATAAAGATATCGTTGAACCCTGCGTGGATCTCTGCGCCGCCACTCTTCACTCGAACGGTGAGCATCGTGAGGTGTCCTGGATAAGTCTCCAGAGCCACACCGGCAGTGCCGCTCGGACTGTTCTTAGCCTGGTTCATCAGGATCTTCGCCTCAGCATCGATAGCTGCAGCCGTCCGCACATCCACAAGATTCGCGGCAGGAGCCTGGGCTACCTGTCCAACGAGACTCGTCGAAATAGTTGTCAGCGCAACACATAGAAGCATCGTTCGCATAAAACCTCACAGCACCCCACGATACGAAAGTGCATCTTTGCCGTCAACGCAGCAACGATTTGCTGGAGTAATCGCAAGGACAGTAGAGTGAGCATCATGATGACAAACATCCCCGATCACGTTCTTGATCTCTTCCGCCTGACCGATAAGGTAGCGCTCGTCACTGGTTCGGCAAGCGGCTTAGGAGCTGCAATTGCCACTGCGCTGGCGCAGGCAGGGGCTGCAGTCGCTTGCCACGGCAACCGCCGAGCCGCAAGAGACACTGC
This genomic window contains:
- the kduI gene encoding 5-dehydro-4-deoxy-D-glucuronate isomerase; its protein translation is MKLYQMADAVRYSRMTTAERRETFLLEGMFQPGKAEFAYVDLDRTVIGSAVPTSSDIVLETEPELRSEYFLERRELGVLNVGGAGSVIVDGTTFALGKLDCMYVGRGSRNVCFTSVDPSSPACFYLLSYPAHSEYPTRLVKFADLQGLPLGATETCNKRTIYKAIHMEGIRSCQLVMGFTLLDEGSNWNTMPAHTHMRRSEVYFYFDVDPAHRVLHLMGPPQETSHLVVADREVVVSPGWSIHAGVGTKNYAFCWGMGGENQAYTDMDPVTIAELR
- a CDS encoding cupin domain-containing protein; its protein translation is MRTMLLCVALTTISTSLVGQVAQAPAANLVDVRTAAAIDAEAKILMNQAKNSPSGTAGVALETYPGHLTMLTVRVKSGGAEIHAGFNDIFIVEDGQADVLTGGTVVDPKQVSLGETRGSRVEGGTSHVIRKGDVIHISANVPHQTTVAPGETFTYYVIKVAVPQQ